Genomic window (Ranitomeya variabilis isolate aRanVar5 chromosome 8, aRanVar5.hap1, whole genome shotgun sequence):
gtttttttgtgaattattctaatttactgagataaggactttggggttttcattggctgtaagccataatcatcaatattaacagaaataaacacttgaaatagatcactctgtctgtaatgactctatataatatatgagtttcactttttgtattgaagaactgaaataaattaacttcttgatgatattctcattttgtgagaagcacctgtatatattgcACACTGCCCAAACAGACTTAATTCAACCACAAACGAATGATAGATATAATACCTAATACCTATTCTCCATAGGGAAAGAAATCAAAATATGGCAATTGGACTGATAGACAGAAAGGTAAATGCACAAAACCAATTGTTACCTGTGAAGATTTAACACAAGACCACTAGAGGTAACAATTGTGTTGTCCACTCACCCGGACATGCGTTTCGACTACCTTCTTCAGGGAACGCCAGAAGATTGTTGCAATTTttaaatatttcattttttcatttcatttcttgGGGGGTGACCTATAACCCTGAAAAAGATTAATATACTGTATTTTGAAGTGCCATACAAAAATATTAAGTTGGAAGTTTTTTTGATAGCTGTTATAATTTATATCAAATTTTTTGTGTGTGACTATCCGATTTGAGTATAAAAATTCtaagttttaaaattgctaaagtttcaaaatttttgtcatatttcagatattttttagaaataaatgaaaataatattgagctaaatttaccactaacataaagtataatgtgtcacaaaaaattgtctcagaatcactgagatatgTAGAAGTACTGCAGGGTGaggaagtaaaaattaaaaaacgaatgctcttgaaatgtgaaaatgaaaaaaaaagcaattaCATTGGCAAAATAAGacggtccttaaagggaatctgccaccaggcTTTTGTCGTCTTATCTGAACACTCCATAACGTTGAGACACACACCCTGACTCCAGTgatctgtcacttactgggctgcttgctctagtagttttgataaaaatccatgttttatcaacaggagattattactacagggctagaaaacctgctgccaggtagtccttcaTATTTAGCTCTTTATAACCCTGCCCCAACCACTGATTGGCACCATTCTAactatgcatagtgtacacagaaagctgccaattaggctactttcacatttccgtctttcctcTGCTGTCGCAAttcgtcgatttttgaaaatgcaggatcctgcattctcccatagacttgtattagcgacggatggacacacgttttgtccgtcatgcactggatcctgtggaatgtgacggcccgtcttttgcaaaaaaatgttcaagggaaggTTTTTCTGCACGTTGTATCCAGTGTTTCCaactgcgcatgtccagcaggaaaTCTCGCACTCACTCTCTTTCCTCCCCGGGACTACAGAAGGAAATGTGAAAGGACAAACTTCCGTTGGTACGTCgagccgacgctttgtgacgggcgactaccgacagaaatgtgaaagaagccttagtggtgTGGGCGTGGTTATACAAAGCAGAGGcgcatctagggtttctggcagccagggaaagaattcattttgccccccccccccccaggacatatggggttttcacacttagtcatgtacccacgagcctctctccctaatgctctcaatattcagtgaaaaactgagagaagcgggaagagaagctcgttgtcacaggaccataaatatgaaagtcgcatatgagcgaagtgtccatgtgatgactactggaacctgcagagctgaatcctgacatcgcagcttctgaattctcacaatgaatgcactgcacacttttaggattctcccttgccggtggacggtcatgtcagcacaagcatgtgattgtatacttctgaccacattccgactagacatgcccagcctcgctcagttcattttcattgagtgaggccacacatgtctagtcagaatgtgaccaCATGAATGTAAATCCccggcatgagagaatcctgacagcgtgcagtgcgcactgtgagaactcagaagtctgcagtcacaaagaatgactgcagactcatcacaaacctggacatcccctttaatgctcctaacataaataaaaacatgagagttagtatcacaaataacatttacatccaggtaccttatagatgacgtcgtctctggagccgatctccttcttttcttcatcttgtctagaccccatgatgagttttctcatccacagccatctctgcagacttccatcttctccgctcttttgcagaaaatctccacatgatgcccttaaagatataaatgtcattataatgctcctgaataagaaattgcccctcactatattgtctgcacaaaatatgacccccacactgtccctcttatggtacatgctctttacactgaactctcctttccataccggcccctcttcacactgtcctctcatactttgtccccctatagggctcagaatttatactgtactctctgatcatactccccctccttggtatactgtcccctcctggctgtgcctttacactgtcccccatgctacgaacccactactcagtttctactctgtgcccactcacttttctcccttatactgtctcctcacactattcccctccctcctcatactgtctcctctcacatccctcctgttcaccatactgtctcctcatatatttaccccctcactttctacactgtctgctcacctgactccccatactgtgtctgcacacatcccatcaccctcacccccgtactctgtccacatacattttttacattgctactcatactgtgtccacatacattcccccgttcgctcctcatactgtctgcacccatccctcatactgtttcctcagatatgccctcattccccagtactgtttcctcatacatgccccaattcctcagtactgtttcctcatacatgcccccattctcctgtactgtttccttatATATGCCCAtcattttcctctaccccaccccatcattgctctctccaccacctccatctttgccttctccaccaccactttcattgctttctcccccaccaccccataatttcccattccacaacctccatcaatTCCTCCTTTCCCAGTactcccatcattgtccattccaccacctccatcatttcctcctttgccttttccaccacatccatcattttctcttcccccaccatccccatcattgccctttccaccaccatcatcgttgTCCTTTCCGCcaccatcaccatacttgcccattccaccacctccatcattttctccccctccaatatcatcagtgtgctttccaccaccaccatccttgtccattctaccacctccatcatttctttcccccctcattattgccctttccaccacctccatgatttcctcctcccccacgatcattgcattctccccccacccccatcattgcccattccaatttccacctccatcattgcctccccccaccaccttcatcatttcctccccccaacCCATCgttgcccattccacctccatcattggcacctccatcattgcccattccaccacacccatcatttcctcctcccccttcccaattattgccctctccccgtcagccccatcattgccctcgcctctcctctccgtacacacacacaaaaccatttacctctctgcacactcACCCGCAGCGCTACTCATGCACGCAtgcacacatgcacaacacacacagcacctctcacctctatatatacacacacacagcacctctcacctctatatatacacacacaacacacacacacagcacctcgcaCATctctatacagacacacacacatacaacaaacatacagcacctctatatatacacaaaaaatatatacacacaaaacctctcacctctccacacgctctgccgcagcatctcatcgccttcctctgacacagctggctgctgaatgatgacgtcatccagcagcgctgcctgtgtgagaggaagtgcgggcaggaagacagatcactgcagctctgctgctattttctcttgtaggcagcgaagCTGCAGGGATTTCGCCTTGCACGTCGcaaccaccctgcaggggcccccctccatctcCGCCGGACCCCGGTGCAGCCGCACAGACTGCACATATGGTATGTCTGCACATGCTGGGtaccggcactctgcagcttctctgtgccagctgtcagcttgacatgccagtcggcacagagaacagccgactctcaaTCCGGGGGGCGGCAGaaagcagccgccgggggagacattgcggaccgccgaattaggcggcccgactgcgtccccctgccggctgcgccaggggcacatgccccggctgccccccccccctagatatgccactgatacaaagctccacattcagagaactgctagatctgcagcagcgaTTATATTAAAACTGGCCCAAAGCAAAAAGAAAAGGGTAGCATGCATAATAAAAGGGATCACCACAAAAAATATATTAACAAAATATAACAAATTTTTATTAAATCACACTTGAATACACTacaaaaaagtattaaaaacacttaaaatgacAGCATAAAGCAAACAAGAAAACACAACCTGTAATAAGGTCAAGCCACAGTGTCACCCCACATACAGGCTACCAAGACGAATTTGGGAGATATAGGAATAGAAAAGAACCTAATGTATCAGGCCTCTGTAGCTATGAATAGCCAAGAGGAATAACCCATCCTATACTACCTGACATGAATAGACCAGGCCTCCTAGGTAGCGTTCCTGCAAGATAGGTCAGGGCTGATAAGAAATGGCAATCAGCAGGGGTGGCACCGGGCAAgaacgcccaacgcgtgtcgccagcgaactggcttcttctttcttcttctttttgCTTTGGGCCAGTGCTTCTCTGTAGCATGCTATAGGCGATCCCTGACGGTGGTGCCGACCTATATTTTGTTGTGTACTCAGATTTTATTAAAACTATATCAAGCAGTTcagcaagtgatacatcgctgggatcagggtctctgccttTTAATCATACCACTCTCTGATgtggtagcaaaaacctagtgataaattccctttaaggaGTTAAATGTATTCAGATAACAAAAAAGGTAGCTGAGAAGGTTTACATAGCCTTTAACCAAAGGATGGAAATTTTACCGTCAATCTAAAGTAATATAAGGCGCTGAAATCACGAAATGTCGACCTGAAATTTAATTCCATCACAGCTTTTCATGGATGAGATGGATATCACTACGTccaggcaccccccccccccctccacaggAGGTAAGGTTATGCTCTTTGTAGCTTCCTTCACTCCCATAGAAACTGAAAGGAGTTAGGAAAAAAGTGTCACACGTCCATCTCACAAGCCTGGTCTGGTTAATGGCCAAGCACTTGTATTGATCCTTAGTCAATCAAAGGCAGCATTGTGATCATTATTACTCCCTTTAagaccagtctcacacgtccagataattccggtaccggaaaaatcggtaccggagttaccggagcacggaccgtgcaggagacagcgctacagttaagcgctgtcccctgctttgggtgctgaagccgccattcatttcttctctccagcagcgttcgctggagagaaggaatgaaaaatcattgtttttttattttttttgtggttgaaataaagttccctatgggaggtggagcctcatattcatcactgtaatgagcggcaccacgtgaccgctcatacaggacaagctgcggcgctgagaggaagcatcgagggagctgggtgagtattttatttccagcgggcgggcgcacagggggtgggagggggttggttaccgggaactttatttcaacagcaaaaaaaccaatgatttttcattccttctctccagcgaactctGCTGGAgaaaagaaatgaatggcggcttcagcaccacaagctggggggacagcgcttactgtagcgctgtctcctgcacggcacacggactgcacacggacagcatccgtgtgcggtacgtgttatacacggacccattgactttaatgggtcggtgtgatccgtgcgctcccacgaacactgacatgtctccgtgtttttcaaacggacacacggtccgtgaaaacacgctgacatgtgcagagacacattgattttaatgtgtctacgtgagtcagtgtctccggtacgtgaggaaactgtcaccacacgtaccggagccactgacgtgtgaaaccggcctcagtgaTTTCTCAATCTGCTTCTGTATTCTGATGTTCCATGTTCCTTtgatttaataattttttttagaaatgttcttaaagAGGTAAAGTACAGGACTGCCATCCAATATTTCTATCATATCTTGTACATATTTCATGAATGTCTAAAATTAGAATAATTCTAGGCCACATGTTATCTTAATATTGTGAGTAGTGTGCTAATATTAAAGATGTCCTCGTTAGTTTGGGGAAGTAAAAATCTAACAAATGAAATcaatacaaatgtagaaatttcGAAAGTAAAATTACATTTAAGGCTAATTATTAATGAacttataaataattaaaaatatttaaattaacttttttttgtctTCTACAGTAGGTACAGCATTGTGTCAACAGATGAAGAAGGTCTCCGCATGCCATCTATGGGTCTCAATGGTCACTGGGCCTCATCACTCCACCACCCTCATTCAAGACGGAAACGGCGTAATCGTTTTGTTAAAAAGAATGGTCAATGTAATGTCTACTTTGCCAATCTCAGCAACAAATCCCAACGCTACATGGCTGACATTTTCACCACATGTGTGGATACCCGTTGGCGCTACATGCTGCTCATCTTTTCTGCCGCTTTTTTAGCTTCTTGGCTTTTTTTCGCCTTCCTGTTCTGGTGCATTGCTTTCCTCCATGGGGATTTAGGTGTTGGTTCAATTCCTGCTGGAAGATCAGGCCCACCAAAACCATGCCTAATGCATGTTAATAGCTTTGTGGAAGCTTTCCTTTTCTCTGTAGAGACACAGACCACTATAGGGTATGGATTCCGTTGTGTTACTGATGAATGCCCTTTAGCCATTCTAGCCGTTGTGGCACAATCAATCCTTGGCTGCCTCATTGACTCTTTTATGATTGGAACAATAATGGCCAAGATGGCTAGACCAAAAAAACGGGCTCAAACTCTGCTCTTCAGTCATCACGCTGTAATTGCCCTAAGAGATGGTAAACTATGCTTAATGTGGAGGGTTGGTAATTTGCGCAAAAGTCACATTGTAGAAGCTCATGTAAGAGCTCAACTGATCCGGCCATATGTTACTCAAGAGGGTGAGTACCTCCCTGTTGATCAGAAAGACCTGAATGTAGGTTATGACAGTGGACTGGATCGTATATTTCTAGTTTCCCCCATAATTATTGTCCATGAGATTGATGAGGAGAGCCCGTTATATTCAATGGGAAAGGAGCAGCTGGAGGGGGAGGACTTTGAAATTGTCGTAATCTTGGAAGGTATGGTTGAGGCCACAGCTATGACAACACAGGCTCGCAGCTCATATCTAGCCAGTGAGATTCGTTGGGGACACAGATTTGAGCCTGTTGTATTTGAGGAGAAGAATCATTATAAAGTCGACTATTCGCACTTTCATAAAACATACCAGGTGCCAGGAACCCCTTTGTGCAGCGCACGTGAACTTCATGAGAGTCGCATAACCGCTTTGCCTTCCCCAAGCGCCTTCTGCTATGAAAACGAGCTGGCTCTCCTAAgccaggaggaagatgaggatgaagaagcTATTGGTGGTGCTCCCGATGAAGGGGTCATCCATGTTATGGGAAGTCATCTAGAACTAGATCGCCTTCAGGCCTCCATGGCACTAGACAATATTTCATACAGACGAGAATCGGCCATATGACGGCTAGGAATGACAGTAATTCCCGACGACAATGTCTATCAGGATTATGGTGTGGTTATACTTTGCGTGTCTGAAGACTCTATACCCTATAAAGACCTTTTAAAATGCAAAAAATTTTATTGGAAAGACATTGACTTTTCCAGCAGAGAGTTTTACAATTATAAAAGTATGCTCTGTATGTCAAGCTTATTTCCATTTCTTTCTTGTGGGGAGACGGAGAGGGAACGTTCAGTGTATAGAAATATTTTGTACACACACAAGTGAGAAATAAACCTTTAATCTGTGCTCTTCCAAATCCAGATCTTCTGAGATATTTACCAAATGTGCATACACTAACTTTACAAAATACCACTCTTGTGTTCTGctaggctctgttcacactatCATCAGAGGCTTGGCGGTGTCGGAAGGAAAAATAGCGGCCTGTATTAATGAAAATCACAACAGAAGCCATTATAAGTCAGCGAGGTCCATCAGGCACCATATGTAAAATTTGAACTAGGTTTAAAGGAATTTTCCTGAACTTAAAGGGAACCGATCACTAGGCTGCTCATAGGAACAAGCTTGCAGCAGTAGCAGGCAAAGCCCCTTCATATTTATTATCAAAAGGGTACCCAGAGGTTGAAACTCCATCAAATATTGAAAACCTATCCTAAGTACAGGCCTTTAATATGGTTTTCAAAGTTCCATTATTGCCCCCAATGTATGACATTACTAATTTAAGTCCATTTGACTAATTATAAAATTTTGCCCATTGTATACTTTATATAtctttaaaggggatatctgggactttgtaaaaaaacaaaaaatgtggctAAGAACTAACACATGTTGTACCTGGCACAGCTCATCACCGGCACCAAGCAGTCTCCTGCCCACGAT
Coding sequences:
- the KCNJ4 gene encoding inward rectifier potassium channel 4 gives rise to the protein MTMDTIRSSRYSIVSTDEEGLRMPSMGLNGHWASSLHHPHSRRKRRNRFVKKNGQCNVYFANLSNKSQRYMADIFTTCVDTRWRYMLLIFSAAFLASWLFFAFLFWCIAFLHGDLGVGSIPAGRSGPPKPCLMHVNSFVEAFLFSVETQTTIGYGFRCVTDECPLAILAVVAQSILGCLIDSFMIGTIMAKMARPKKRAQTLLFSHHAVIALRDGKLCLMWRVGNLRKSHIVEAHVRAQLIRPYVTQEGEYLPVDQKDLNVGYDSGLDRIFLVSPIIIVHEIDEESPLYSMGKEQLEGEDFEIVVILEGMVEATAMTTQARSSYLASEIRWGHRFEPVVFEEKNHYKVDYSHFHKTYQVPGTPLCSARELHESRITALPSPSAFCYENELALLSQEEDEDEEAIGGAPDEGVIHVMGSHLELDRLQASMALDNISYRRESAI